The genomic stretch CCGCTGTGCCGGGACTTAAGTCGGCGCGCGTGTCGGTCATCGATGATCGGGGCACACTGCTTGCCCGCGGCGCTGGCGACGGCAATGACGACAGCCTAGCCGGTCTAAGCAGCGACGAGCGCCGGCGCGCCTATGAGGATCAGGTGCGGCGCAAGATCATCGAAATCCTCGAACCGATCGTGGGCGCCGATCGTGTGCGCGCAGAGGTGACGGCGGACATGGACTTCGACCGTCTTTCCACCACCTCTGAGGAATTCGATCCGAATACGCAAGTTGCGCGTTCAACTCAAAGTGTCACCGACAGTGCTGCGAACTCCGAGGCCCAGCCATCGCAACAACCAGTGACGGCGACGACGAATATTCCGGGCGCCCCGCCCGTCCCTCCGCAATCGCCGCCACAATCGCCCAAGAACAGCAACACCACCGCCCACAACGAAGAGACGACGAATTACGAAATTTCTAAGACGGTGAAGAACTTCGTTCATGAGGCGGGCAACCTGAAGCGGCTCTCAGTCGCGGTTATGCTGGACGGCGTTTACGCGACTGACGTGTCGGGTGCTCACACCTATCAGCCCCGCAGCAAGCAGGAGCTGGATCAACTCACGGCGATGGTTCGCTCGGCCGTCGGAATCGACGATAAGCGCGGCGATCGGCTAGAGCTCATTAACTTGCGCTTCGCGGGCCCGGATGAGGCCAGCGTGCCCGAGGAGAAAATTTCATTTTTTGGCCAATTCTCGCCAAACGATCTTTTCCGCATCGCCGAGATACTCGTGCTCGCACTTGTCGCCATCCTCGTCATCATGCTCGTGATCCGGCCTCTGATGAAGCGGCTCTTTGAAATCAAGCCCGTTGTTGCGTCGGCCACCGGCCAAGGCAGTGCTGCCATGCTTCCAAATCAAGCGGGGGTGACTGCGGCGATCGCCGGACCATCAGGGGGAGATAGCTCAAGATCAAATGTTGGCGATGCCAACCAAATCGAGGAGTCGGGCGGGATCGACATCGGGCAGGTCGAGGGCCGCGTGCGCCGCTCATCGATCAAGAAAGTCGGCGAAATCGTCGAAAAACATCCAGAGGAAGCGGTCGCAATCCTGCGCAACTGGATGGTCCAGGAAAGCTAACGTCGGCAGGGGATTTCCATCATGGCGCCATCGGCACGCGTCCGAGACGATTACAAAAGCCTGTCGGGAGCGGAAAAAGCCGCGATCCTCATGCTTGCGCTCGGCGAGGAAAACGCGACGAAGCTGTTCTCGCTCATGCACGAAGACGAGATCCGCGAGCTCTCCAATCACATGGCAAATCTCGGCACTGTAAGTTCGAACGTAGTGGAACGGCTGTTCGTTGACTTTGCCGAGATGATTTCGTCGACCGGTGCTCTCATGGGCACCTTCGAGAGCACAGAACGTCTCCTCATGAAGGTTCTCGACCGCAACAAAGTCGATACGATCATGGAGGAAATTCGCGGTCCAGCCGGTCGGACGATGTGGGACAAACTCGCGAACGTCAGTGAGACCGTTCTGGCGAGCTACCTCAAGAATGAATATCCGCAAACGGTCGCCGTTGTACTTTCCAAAATCCGCCCGGAGCACGCTGCACGCGTGCTCGCACACCTGCCCGAGAACTTCACGATGGAAGTAATCATGCGGATGTTGCGAATGGAGTCGGTCCAGAAAGACGTCCTTGATGACGTCGAGCGCACGCTTCGGACGGAATTCATGAGCAACCTCGCGCGAACCAATCGGCGCGATGCCCATGAGGTCATGGCGGAGATCTTCAACAACCTGGACCGGAGCACCGAAGCCCGCTTCCTTACTGCACTCGAGGAGCGCAACAAGGATTCGGCCGAACGCATCAGAGCCCTCATGTTCACATTCGAGGATCTCGGCAA from Alphaproteobacteria bacterium encodes the following:
- the fliF gene encoding flagellar basal-body MS-ring/collar protein FliF, whose amino-acid sequence is MIQLLRTLGAGRVAGLGAIVLSAVGFFAFVMLRMTTPDMALLYSGLEPEDAGHIVAQLEQRNIPYELKANGTQIMVPSPQVPNVRVALAQEGLPHGGTVGYEIFDKPDALGSSNFVRDINRLRALEGELSRTIRSIDGIKSARVHLVLPRRELFSAERQEPSASIALAMRTAERPSAQVVAAIQHLVASAVPGLKSARVSVIDDRGTLLARGAGDGNDDSLAGLSSDERRRAYEDQVRRKIIEILEPIVGADRVRAEVTADMDFDRLSTTSEEFDPNTQVARSTQSVTDSAANSEAQPSQQPVTATTNIPGAPPVPPQSPPQSPKNSNTTAHNEETTNYEISKTVKNFVHEAGNLKRLSVAVMLDGVYATDVSGAHTYQPRSKQELDQLTAMVRSAVGIDDKRGDRLELINLRFAGPDEASVPEEKISFFGQFSPNDLFRIAEILVLALVAILVIMLVIRPLMKRLFEIKPVVASATGQGSAAMLPNQAGVTAAIAGPSGGDSSRSNVGDANQIEESGGIDIGQVEGRVRRSSIKKVGEIVEKHPEEAVAILRNWMVQES
- the fliG gene encoding flagellar motor switch protein FliG; amino-acid sequence: MAPSARVRDDYKSLSGAEKAAILMLALGEENATKLFSLMHEDEIRELSNHMANLGTVSSNVVERLFVDFAEMISSTGALMGTFESTERLLMKVLDRNKVDTIMEEIRGPAGRTMWDKLANVSETVLASYLKNEYPQTVAVVLSKIRPEHAARVLAHLPENFTMEVIMRMLRMESVQKDVLDDVERTLRTEFMSNLARTNRRDAHEVMAEIFNNLDRSTEARFLTALEERNKDSAERIRALMFTFEDLGKLDPSSVQTLLRGVEKDKLAMALKGASEGLRDLFFSNMSERAGKLLKEEMESMGPVRLKDVDEAQMAMVALAKELAAKGEIMIADNKEDDELIY